The Marivirga tractuosa DSM 4126 genome contains the following window.
GGTAGTACCGGAAGATTTGAGAGAACAAATTCCAACTAAAAAGGACCAACATCTTTTCTCAAATGTTCAGGATGAAATCTTGAAACAAAAAGCCCAAGCCAGAGGAGCAAAATCAATGGAGGAATTGACTTATCAACATTTCAAAGAAGAAATGGACATGATCAATAAGGCTTATTATACTGTAATGACTGAAGGTGATGCAAACGGACAGCCTTTCACCTTCCCTATCCCAACGGTAAACATTACAGAGGATTTTGACTGGCATGGTAAGAATACAGATATCCTTTTTGAGAATACAGCTAAAATCGGCTCCTCCTATTTCCAGAATTTTATAGGTAGTCAATATACTTATGATGAAGAGGGCAATAAAATTGAAAACCCATTAGCCTACAAGCCTAATGCAGTAAGAAGCATGTGCTGTCGATTGCAATTAGATTTGCGAGAGCTGTTAAAAAGGGGAAATGGACTGTTCGGAAGTGCAGAAATGACGGGAAGCATTGGGGTGGTCACCATTAATATGGCGAGACTTGGGTATTTGTATAAAGGAAATGAAGAAGCTTTCTATGAAAGACTAGATTTTTTATTGGGTATAGCGAAATCCACTTTGGAGAAGAAAAGGAAATTCATTCAAGAAATGTATGATAGAGGGCTTTATCCATATACAAAGCGTTATCTGACGCATTTTAGGAATCATTTCTCCACCATTGGAGTGAATGGAATGAATGAGATGATTAGGAATTTTACTGATGAAGAATTTGACATTACTTCTCATGAAGGAATGAAATTATCTTCTCAAATTCTAGAATACATCCGAACGAGAATGAAGCAGTATCAGGAAGAAACTGGCAATTTATATAATTTGGAAGCCACACCGGCTGAAGGCACAACTTACCGATTTGCCAAAGAAGATAAAAAGCGTTTTCCTGAAATACTGCAAGCCGGAATGGAGGAGAATATTTATTATACCAATAGCTCTCAAATTCCTGCTAGTCATACGGATGATCCATTTGAAGCCTTAATGCTTCAGGATGATTTGCAGTGTATGTACACGGGCGGAACTGTTTTGCACTTATACATGCGTGAAAAAATCAGCTCTGCCGAAGCTTGCCGAAATTTAGTCAAGAAAGTGATGACTAATTTCAAATTGCCTTATATCACTGTTACACCAGTTTTCAGTATTTGTCCGACACATGGTTATTTAACAGGCGAACATGAATATTGCCCTAAATGTGATGACAATCTGAAAGAGCAATTAGAAGTAGAAGAATCTGAATTTTGAATAGAATCTAATAATTGATATCACAAAAACATGCGGTTTGGTACTCAACATCAGTATGTTATAATCTTTGTTCATGTAAAAGGCTCATAGCCTCTATGTAATTTAAACTTTAAAACAGAAATAAAATGGAAGCACAAGTAAAGACAGCGACAAAATTAGAGAAAAGCAATGAATTAAGGACTAAATGCCTGGTTTACACAAGGGTAATGGGCTATCATAGACCAGTAGAGAGCTTTAACATTGGTAAAAAAGGCGAACATAAGGAACGTAAACATTTCAATGAGTAAGGGAACACCCATATATGATATTACGCCTTTTACCTTATTGGACTATCCTGATAAAACGGCCTGCATCATTTGGTATGCAGGCTGTAATATGCGATGTGGCTATTGCTATAATCCTGATATTGTATTAGGAAAAGGTAAGATTTCAATAGAAGAAGTACTACGGTTTTTAAAAAGCCGAAAAGGACTTTTGGATGGAATAGTGATGAGCGGAGGAGAATGCACTATGCATCCTTCTTTAATTACTTTTGCTCAAGAGGTAAAAAAATTGGGAATGTTAATAAAAGTGGATACCAATGGAAGCAGGCCAGGAGTATTAAAAAAGCTTTATGAAAATGGAACATTAGATTATGTTGCACTTGATTTTAAGGCCACACCTCAGAAATTCCAATCTATAACTAAATCAAATTTATTCACACCATTTGAGAAAAGTTTGTCATTTCTGATACAGCACCAAATTCCATTTGAGGTACGGACTACTGTTCACTCGAAGCAATTATCATCTGATGATATTTGCAAAATGAGAGATTATCTCTCCGAAAAAGGCTATAGAGGCACTTATTACCTCCAACATTATGTAAATGATACCAAAACAATTGAATCTTTAAAACCTTCTGACAAGAATATGTTAGATCAAAATTTTTCTAAGCAAAACTTGAAAGTGGAAATACGCTCTTCTTTGTAAATTTACTTTATCCTGTTAGTTTTTTCAATGATATGCTGCATATCATCATTAATAGTGCAGAAAATGCCATTTCAAAAATCTTTTAAGGGAAATTAACCCCGACAATTTATAAAAACTTAAGAGGTCAAGTTTGGGTGTTTTATAATTTCTGTTTAGGATGAATTTTATCATATAACTAACTTATAATTTGTTTCTTATAAATTGTCGGTTCTTTGGACGGAAAATTCATATGAATTTTTCGGGTTAAGATACTTGAAATATATAAAAAGGTATCGCTTTGTTACAAAAAATAATAAAAATTACCCATTCTTTGTTACAATATTTGATTAATATTACCCTATCTTTATAACAACTATAAAAAAATGGCATATTATCGTAAGCAAATAGAAACACTATTAAGCTGGAAAGAAGAAAATAATCGAAAACCTTTGGTACTGCGTGGGGCAAGGCAAGTAGGTAAAACCACTTTGATAAATATCTTCTCACAAAACTATAAGCAATTTATCTCCCTTAATTTAGAAAAAAAGAAGGATGCCAATTATTTTAAAACGTACAAAGAGGCAAACGTTCTGCTAGAGGCTTTACTCTTGATAAATCGCTTACAAGACGTTGAAAAAAAGGAGACGCTCTTGTTTATAGATGAGATACAAGAATGCCCGGAAGCCATTGCACTTTTACGTTATTTTTATGAAGAACTTCCGCATTTACATGTAATAGCAGCTGGATCGCTACTGGAGCACTCCTTATCACAAGTAAAATCTTTTCCTGTTGGGCGTGTAAAGTATTTGTATATATTTCCTATGAATTTTCAGGAGTTTTTATTGGCTCATAAAATGGATGCTCTCCTAGAACAATTAGGAAAAATACCAATAAATCAGGCAGCGCACCAAGTCGCAATGGATTGGTTTCATAGCTATGCGCTCGTAGGTGGTATGCCCGAGGTGGTAGCGAATAATACCAATCAAGAAGGCATTAGTCAATTATCCCCTATTTATGAAAGTATATGGGCAAGCTACCAAGACGATGTACCAAAATATGCCAAAAATGCCACCGAAGAAAAAGTGATACGACATCTGATGCGAACTGCTCCTTTGTATCTGGATGCACGGGTTACTTTTCAAGGCTTTGGTAATAGCAATTATCGCTCGCGTGAGGTGGGCGAAAGTTTTAGGGCTTTAGATGATACTAAAATTATTCAACTGATTTATCCCGGTACTTCAGTTGATTATCCATTGGTTACAGACTACCGGAAAAGTCCTAGACTTCAATTTTTGGACACTGGTTTGTTAAATCATGCTCTCGGCATACAGGCTGATTTGCTCGCAGTAGAGGATTTGAGTACTAGTTATAAAGGAGCTTTATTGCCTCACCTAATTACTCAAGAATTGATTTCCATGCAAGAGCAGTCATATCAAAAACCTAATTTTTGGGTACGTCAAAAGAAAGATGCACAGGCCGAAGTAGATTTGGTATATTCTTATCGTGGCCATATTATCCCCATAGAAATAAAATCGGGTAAAGTAGGTAAACTGCGTTCACTGCATCAATTTATTGATGCCGCTCCCCATCCTTTTGCTGTTCGTATGTATGCAGGAAAATTTAGTATAGAAAGCCATAAAACACCTAAAGGCACTCCTTATCATTTGATGAATTTACCCTATTATTTAACGCTATATTTAGAAAAGTACTTGACTTATTTTATAGAGAATACTTCGGTATGAAAATAAGCAAACGTAAAGCTAAACCTAAATTGAAAGGCTCCTAATCCTTCCATCTATTCATCATTAATCCTACATTTAAACCTCTGATGGTTGTCAAACCTATATAAACTTGATAATGATAGAATAAAAACTAGTGTAAATGATAATGTCTTAAAATTTGATTGTTTGTATATAAACAGTTAATTTAATGACTTATGTCATAAATGCATTTGGATGTATTTTTTACTTTTGTTTTAGAGAGCAAATAAACATGGACATTTTACAACCAATAAAAAAGCTTCTTATTAAAATTGGCCTGGAACCTGGCCGGAAATGGAAAAAAGTAGCTATTGTCTCTTTTGCTGCTTTTGTGGGCTTAGGATTTTATATATTAAAGGTTAGCCATGCAGTTTCCTATCTTTCTGATGATCCTCAAGCTTGTGTAAACTGCCACATTATGATGCCGCAATATGTAACTTGGAATCATAGTTCTCACAGGGAAGTAGCCACATGTAACGGATGTCATGTTCCTCACGATAATATTTTTAATCAATATTTTTTTAAGGCTAAAGATGGTTTATACCATGCCTCAGTTTTTACTATGCGTGCAGAACCACAAGTAATTCAGGCATTGGAAGCCTCACAGGCAGTAATTCAAAGTAATTGTATCAGGTGCCACGAAGACCAGGTAACAGATGCTAAAATGGGTTCGTTCGTGGAAGACCATCATTCCAAAAGAACGGATAGAACTTGCTGGGAATGCCACAGAGATGTGCCTCACGGTAGAGTTAAAAGTCTTTCATCAGTAGGTAGTCAAATTGAACCTATTAAAGTTCATGTGCCAGAAGACAGAGAGATTATACCGAAATGGCTTAAAGAATCCATGAAAGAAGAAAATTCGCAGAAACCTAAAACTATATCACCATGAAGAACTGGATACTATTTGGTATAACTGCTATAGCAGTATTTTTACTTGCCATGTTAGCTTATACCATCATCGATAGAAAGGCAGAAGCTAGATTTGCCTATCAGCCTAAAGTTGAAATCCAAAGTATTGAACCTAGAGATTCTGTTTGGGGCTTAAATTATCCAAGGCAATATCAATCCTACATGAAAACAGCAGATACCACTTTCAAAAGCATGTACAATACCAGTGGTTTTGCAGATATTCTGGATGAACAATCTGAATTGGTAGTTTTATGGGCAGGATATGGTTTTGGTAAAGATTATAACCAACCTCGAGGTCATGTTTATGCAGTAGCAGATATATTGAAAACACTAAGAACTGGTGCTCCAATGAAACAAGGGGATGGGCCAATGCCAAGCACTTGCTGGACTTGTAAAAGTCCTGATGTTCCTCGCCTAATGAAGGAAATGGGTGCTACTGAGTTTTATAGTAAGCAATTTTCGGATTTAGGCAGTGAAGTGATAAATCCAATTGGTTGTGCTGATTGCCACGATCCTAACACAATGAATTTAACCGTCACTCGACCAGCTTTAATAGAAGCTTATGAAGCAATGGGAAAAAATATTAATGATGCCTCACATCAAGAAATGCGCTCACTGGTTTGTGCTCAATGCCATGTGGAGTATTATTTCGATAAAGATAAGCCGGGTAAAGAAGGTGCTAATTATCTTACCTTTCCATGGAAGGATGGAATGGATGTGGAATCAGCAGAAGCCTATTATGATAAAACAGATTTTGCCGATTGGGTGCATCCAATTAGTAAAACCCGCATGCTAAAAGCGCAACATCCGGATTATGAATTATTTCAACAAGGCGTTCATGCCAAACGCGGTGTGAGTTGTGCCGATTGCCATATGCCTTACAAATCAGAAGGAGGGCAAAAATTCACGGATCACCATATTGGGTCTCCTTTAGAAAATGTGGAAAATTCATGCTTTGTTTGTCATAGAGAAAAAGTTTCTGATTTGGTAAGTGATGTTTATGAACGTCAAAGAAAAATAAAAGAAGGAACTTCAAAATTGCAGACTTTAATAGCTAAAGCGCATATAGAAGCCGGAAAAGCATGGGAATTAGGAGCTACAGAGGAGCAAATGAAAGAAATTCAAAAAGGTATCCGACATGCACAATGGAGATGGGACTATTCTGTAGCCTCACATGGTGCTGCTTTTCATGCTCCCTTGGAAACGAGTAGAATAGTTACCTCGGCTACCAGAATTATAATGGAATCTAGATTAAAATTAATGCAATTACTCAATTCTTTGGGCCATTCGGGAGATGTGGAAATGCCTAACTTAAATAGTAAAGAAGCCCTTCAAGAATATACCGGAATAGATATAAAGAAGGAACGCTATAATAAAGAAAAATTTCTGGAGGAAATTGTACCTAAGTGGATGAAAGAAGGGAAAGAAAGAGAAGCAAAAATGAATGTAAAAGAAGTGGGATCTAAATAGCCGATCCAAAAAACTCATTAATTATGAAAACCATAGCAAAATTTGGATTGAGCCTATTATTGGCTTTTTCCGCACAACTTTCTTATGCCCAATTTTCAGTTGAGGGACAAATAGTTCAGCGAGCTGAAGTACGGAATGGTGCAGGTCGCTTGATTGGTGTTGATCAAACACCTGCATCATTTATTGCTCATAGGGTTCGACTACAAACCAAATATGAGATGGAGGGCTTCACTTTCTATGCTAGCATTCAAGATGTGCGTACTTGGGGAAATGCTCCTCAAGTTAAAGCTTCGGATGGATTTTTGTCTTTGCATGAAGCATGGGCAGAAACTTCTTTGGGTGACTATTGGAAGATAAAGCTGGGAAGGCAAGAATTGAATTACGATAATTTCCGATTTATTGGAAACCTGGATTGGGCTTTACAAGGAAGAGCCCATGATTTTGCATTGGTAAAATATGAAAAAGAGACCATGAAATTCCATTTTGGTGGAGGCTATAATCAGGATGCGCAAGGCTTAACTGGTAATCTTTTTCAAACGCCCAATCAGTACAAAGTGGCTCAAATGATGCGATATGAAAATAAATGGGGAGATTTTCAGCTTTCTGCACTTTTATGGAATGATGGAAGGCAATTTATAAGCAGAGATTCTTTGGGTGCAGTGGTGGATAGTGATTTATACTACCGACAGACTATTGGTTTACCAACCATAAAATACAAATTTGGGAATACTTTAATATCAGGCTTTTATTATCATCAGTTAGGGAAAGATCCTGTGGGCAGAAATGTAAATGCTTATGATGTGAGTGCTCAACTCACTCAAACTTTAACTTCAAATGCAGATAAGGGGAGTAGTTTTAAAGCAACTTTAGGCTTTGAAATTCTAAGTGGAACCCCGTCAAATTCCGCTGCGGAAAATACTTCTTTCAGCCCCCTTTATGGAACTAACCATATTCATAATGGATATATGGACTTTTTTTATGTGGGGGGAAGATTTGGAGACAATGTTGGCCTACAAGACTATTATCTAAAAGGAAGATATCAGTTTAATTCAAATTTTTTCACACAACTTGATACACACGTTTTTTATGCAGATGCAGATGTAACAGGCTTTGGAGTAGGAGGCCCATCTATTACTCCTGCACCAATTAATTTTGATTCTTATCTTGGGACAGAATTAGATTTTTCTATTGCTTATATCCTAAATAGAGCTGTTTCTATTCAGGGTGGCTATAGCCAAATTTTTGCTTCAGAAACATTTGAATTTTTGCAGGGACAAACTGAATATAAGAGCACTCAAAATTGGGCTTATGTGATGTTCATTTTTAGACCTACAATGAAAAACAGATTTATAGGAATACTACTCTAATGACTAAATTTTTTAAAATAATACTTTCGACTAAGGTCACACTGGTTTTGCTTCTTGCTTTTGCAGGTGCTATGGCTGTGGCTACTTTTATTGAGAATGATTATGGAACAGAAACCGCTAGGGCAATGGTGTATGAGGCATGGTGGTTTGAACTCATCATTGCATGGATGGCCGTTAACTTTCTTGCACACATCAATAAATACAAACTTTTCAGCAAAGGAAAATGGCCGGTTGGCTTGTTTCATGTAGCCTTTGTAATTATCGTTTTGGGAGCAGGTATCACGCGCTATTTCGGTAAAGAAGGCATGATCCATATTCGTGAAAAGCAGGAAGAAAGTACTTTCTATACGAATGAACGCTATTTACAATTGGAAGCATTAGATCATGAAAAACCGCATCATTTTAATAAGAAATTAACTTTTACTCCTAAAACATTCAGCCATTTTGAAACAGATGTAGAACTGGCCGGCAAGGATTTAAAAGTGAAAGTTGCTGATTACATTGCTGCTGGTAAGGAAAGTTTTATTGAAGGGGATCAAACCTATGTTTCACTTGCTGTAACTATGGGAGAAGGCAGAGAAGACTTTCTACTCAAAGAAGGTCAGCAAGTCAAACTGGAAAATATAGCAATTGCAACGAAAAAGGATACTCAAGCTGAAGTAAAGATATTCAAGGAAGAAGGTGAATGGCTGATTGAATCGGATAAACATTTAAGCATAATGGAAATGTCCACGCAAAAAATGGGCACTTTGCATAAAAGTGAGAAAAAACCACTTCAATACATGAGCTTATATCAATGGGACGGAGGAGCATTTTTGGTAAAATCCATAAATGAAAATTCGGCCTTGAGTTATAAAACAGAAGAGGACGAAAAGAAAGCTGAGAATATGACAGATGTGGCTCATTTAGTGGTGGAAGACACAAAAGGCAATAAGCTGACCGATGCATTTGTTCATGTTGTGAGCATTGAACCAGACTGGACAAAATTTGAGTATGAAGGTCAGGAATATGGCATTACTTATGGTCCTAAAGCCATGAAACTTCCGTTTAGCTTATACCTTTCAGATTTTCAATTGGAACGTTATCCTGGAAGTCGAAGCCCTGCCAGTTATGCCAGCGAAGTAGAAGTGAGAGACGGGGAAAATAGTTTTCCTTTTCGGATTTTTATGAATAATGTGCTGGATCATGCAGGCTATCGCTTTTATCAGGCATCTTATGATACTGACGAAAAAGGAACGGTACTTTCCATCAATCAGGACAGACCAGGAACCTACATTACCTATTTGGGCTATACATTATTAACCTTAGGTATGCTCTTGACCCTTTTTGCAAAAGGTAGTCGTTTTTCCTTGCTCAATAAAAAGCTTAGCAGAATGCACAACCATAATACGTCTAAAATAAGCCAGAAATCTACGCTGATTTTAGCCTTACTTTGCTTTAGCTTTTTAGGATTACAAGCACAAGATAAATCAGCCATTGAGCATTCTGTGGTGCCCAAAGAAAAGGCCGATGAATATGGAAAACTGATTGTTCAGGATATGGATGGGCGAATGAAACCGCTCAATACCCTGGCACATGAAATCGTGCGCAAGCTTAGCGGCAAAACATATATGCCAATCCCATTAGAGAATGAGACTGTAAAGTTAAGTCCGGAACAATTTATACTCGCTGTACAGCTTGACCCTATCACCTATGGCAATTTGCCTTTGATAAAGATTGATAAGGAGAAATCACTGGAAGCTTTCAAAGCTTTGGGAATAGAGCCGACAGGTCGATTAAGTTTTAGGCAGTTTCTCGCAGATGATGGAGCTTATAAATTAAACCATTTAGTGGAAACAGCTAATAAGCTAAAACCTTCAGAGCGAAATGAAGGCCACAAGGAGTTGTTGAAAACCGATGAGCGTTTCAACATATTTTACGCCTTGCTTTCAGGGGATTTCTTACGACTTTTTCCATTAGAGGGTGAAGAAAATAATACATGGTTCACTAAAAATCAGTTCGATCAGGGCTTTGGTGAAGAAGACGGACGATTTGTGAAAGATATCATTCCTCTTTATCTGCAAAATCTGGATAAAGGGATTAAAGAAGGAGATTGGACTGGAGCTGATGAAGCTTTGGGCTATTTAAGTCTTTATCAGGAAAAAATAGGTGAGGAGGTTTATCCTTCCGAAATGGAAATTAAAGGTGAGCTACTTTATACTGAATTGAATTTGGGAAGCCGATTATTTGGTCCTTTTTGGCTCATTGGTATAATTATGCTGGTTTTTGCTATTCTTTACCTCTTTTATGATAATAAATTCCTTAGAATTGGATGGAAAGTAGGCACTGTTTTAAGTTGGTTAGGATTATTGGTTTTCACTTTTCATTTAGGGTTAAGATGGTATATAGCCAAGCACCCGCCATGGAGCGATGGCTTTGAAATGCTAGTTTTTGTAGCCTGGGGTGTTTTGTTCTTTGGCTTATTGTTCTCTAGAAAATCGCGCTTTACCTTGCCTTTGGGATTACTTTTTTCAGGCACACTCTTATTTGTTGGCTTTCTGGACTGGCTAAATCCTGAAATCACCAATCTGATGCCAGTACTAAATTCATATTGGCTGAAAATTCATGTGGCTATTATTGTCAGTGGGTATGCACCTTTAGCATTGGCAGCCATAATTGCACTTTTAAGTTTAATACTCTTGATATTCAAACCAAAAAATCCTACTAATCAATGGTGGAAGAGCATGGAAGAATTAACCATTGTAAATGAAATGTCAATTACAATTGGCTTATTTTTATTAGCGGTTGGGACATTCTTGGGAGGTGTTTGGGCTAATGAAAGTTGGGGCAGATACTGGGCTTGGGACCCAAAAGAAACTTGGGCACTGATTTCTGTGATTGTTTATGCCATTGTGCTGCATATTAGGTTAATTCCGAATTTAAGAGATTACTTGATTTTTAACTTAGCTAGTTTGTGGGCTTTTTCTTCCATCATCATGACATCCTTTGGAGTAAATTACTATTTATCAGGATTGCATTCCTATGCAAAAGGAGACCCTGTTCCAATTCCAGGCTGGGTATATTGGGTTGTCGGAACATTACTAGTTATCTCCGTTGGAGCTATTATAAGAAATAAGCAAATGAGATCTCAGGAGAAGTTGAATGTGACTACTTAGATGTTGACCCGATGTATATGGCAGTATATTGCACATTTGATTGAGCAATTTTAATAATAATTGTTAAATGTGTTGTGCATTTAGTATGTATTGGCTTTCCATTGTAAATTCACTTTTGGTCCGACCTAAATGACATTAAGGATATTATTGTACTTCAGGATACTCTTGATAAATACCTCGAAATCTCTAAACCAAACATAATTTGCCTTATCCTCGTTTTTCTAAATGTTTTTATTTTACAAGAGAACCCTCCCTTAGGCATTTAATTTTTACAAATGCCTGACATAGTAGTTTAATAGTTCATTACCAAAAATAAATAGAATCCGCCCGAGTCGGTAGTAGTTTCCACTAGCGAGACGCTAGCGGAAGGAAATTATTTTTCAATGGCGGTTTCCATTCATTATTGAACTCTCTAATGCTCGTGTAAAAGTATTAATCTAGGGTAGTATTTTTGAAATCAATGATTTTCGGTACGATCTGAGAAGCTCGTACCACTTAGTCAAATCTAAATCTGAACCCCTCCAAAAACCCCTACAATTAAGGCTGTTACTACGGCTAGTAGGATAACACTGAATTTCCAAATGCCATGCGCTCTGCGCAATTCCATATATTCCATTACCACCAAAATAAATTTGAATACTGCAAGAGTCATTACAATTCCTGCCGGAATCCATGCCTGAGCCATTTCAATACCCGAAACATAAGCACTCACAACGGTTAATATTATCAAAATGAGGTAAATCAAAATCAATCTTTTCATTTATTAAAAATTTGAAGTTTCAATCATTAAAAAACTAAGTAAATTACATTTCCACGTTTGGGTGTTCTCACCCAAACTTTTACATTAAAGCCCATTGATATCTCACAGAAACTTGAAGGTGATAACACCTTCAAGGGGGAGTGTTTAATAGAATAATCAATTGTTTCACATTAATTTTTTATTATTTCAATTATTAAAAAACCAGATATAGAGCTGGGAAAATCAGCAGCCATATTAAATCACACATATGCCAAAAAGCACCTCCTGATTCAATATCCTCTATTTTAAAGGCTTTCTTATTATTAGTTATTTTCACGAGAATTAAGCTGAGAATTACTAAACCTACTATCACATGAATGAAATGGAAGCCTGTTAACAACCAGTAAAAGGTGAAGAACATATTTTCCTCCACCCCAAGGCCCACATTAAGTTTTTCTTCATATTCAAACCACTTAATGAACAAAAAGGCAGAGCCGATCAAAATAGTAGCAAGCATGGAATAGATGCCGTTTTTGATATTCTCTTTTTTAAAGAAATGAACTGCTGCCGCCATGAAAAATCCACTTGTTAATAATACAATGGTGTTAATACCTCCCAGCGTTTTGTTTAATACGGCAGTTGATTGTGCAAATAACTCAGGCTCTTGAAATCTGTAATATATAAGACCTGCTAGCGCTAGTCCAAAAGTAAAAAGTTCTAGTAAAATCAAAATCCAAAGCAAGATTCCTCCTGGAGGTGATGATATTGCTTTATAGTTCACTTTATTCTGCTGAATTCTTGTTGTTAGCTCCATTCCAATAATCTTTTTTCTCCTTCAATATCTTTTATGTCTGTAATGTCTTGTGACATTTCTACTACACCTTTGTAATTCTTCTGATCGTCCAGAACAGCGAAGTATCTGATGTAGATTAAGCGTCCTTTGAAATTAATCCAGAAAGAAGCCTCACTCTTACTACCAGCTCTGAAAGCCTCCAAAATTTGTAGGACTTTCCCTACACTTTTCGGGGGATGGCAAAATTTAACTTCTCTGCCGATAATGCCC
Protein-coding sequences here:
- the ccsA gene encoding cytochrome c biogenesis protein; this translates as MTKFFKIILSTKVTLVLLLAFAGAMAVATFIENDYGTETARAMVYEAWWFELIIAWMAVNFLAHINKYKLFSKGKWPVGLFHVAFVIIVLGAGITRYFGKEGMIHIREKQEESTFYTNERYLQLEALDHEKPHHFNKKLTFTPKTFSHFETDVELAGKDLKVKVADYIAAGKESFIEGDQTYVSLAVTMGEGREDFLLKEGQQVKLENIAIATKKDTQAEVKIFKEEGEWLIESDKHLSIMEMSTQKMGTLHKSEKKPLQYMSLYQWDGGAFLVKSINENSALSYKTEEDEKKAENMTDVAHLVVEDTKGNKLTDAFVHVVSIEPDWTKFEYEGQEYGITYGPKAMKLPFSLYLSDFQLERYPGSRSPASYASEVEVRDGENSFPFRIFMNNVLDHAGYRFYQASYDTDEKGTVLSINQDRPGTYITYLGYTLLTLGMLLTLFAKGSRFSLLNKKLSRMHNHNTSKISQKSTLILALLCFSFLGLQAQDKSAIEHSVVPKEKADEYGKLIVQDMDGRMKPLNTLAHEIVRKLSGKTYMPIPLENETVKLSPEQFILAVQLDPITYGNLPLIKIDKEKSLEAFKALGIEPTGRLSFRQFLADDGAYKLNHLVETANKLKPSERNEGHKELLKTDERFNIFYALLSGDFLRLFPLEGEENNTWFTKNQFDQGFGEEDGRFVKDIIPLYLQNLDKGIKEGDWTGADEALGYLSLYQEKIGEEVYPSEMEIKGELLYTELNLGSRLFGPFWLIGIIMLVFAILYLFYDNKFLRIGWKVGTVLSWLGLLVFTFHLGLRWYIAKHPPWSDGFEMLVFVAWGVLFFGLLFSRKSRFTLPLGLLFSGTLLFVGFLDWLNPEITNLMPVLNSYWLKIHVAIIVSGYAPLALAAIIALLSLILLIFKPKNPTNQWWKSMEELTIVNEMSITIGLFLLAVGTFLGGVWANESWGRYWAWDPKETWALISVIVYAIVLHIRLIPNLRDYLIFNLASLWAFSSIIMTSFGVNYYLSGLHSYAKGDPVPIPGWVYWVVGTLLVISVGAIIRNKQMRSQEKLNVTT
- a CDS encoding cytochrome C oxidase subunit IV family protein; its protein translation is MKRLILIYLILIILTVVSAYVSGIEMAQAWIPAGIVMTLAVFKFILVVMEYMELRRAHGIWKFSVILLAVVTALIVGVFGGVQI
- a CDS encoding cytochrome c oxidase subunit 3, producing the protein MELTTRIQQNKVNYKAISSPPGGILLWILILLELFTFGLALAGLIYYRFQEPELFAQSTAVLNKTLGGINTIVLLTSGFFMAAAVHFFKKENIKNGIYSMLATILIGSAFLFIKWFEYEEKLNVGLGVEENMFFTFYWLLTGFHFIHVIVGLVILSLILVKITNNKKAFKIEDIESGGAFWHMCDLIWLLIFPALYLVF